Proteins from a single region of Lentimicrobium saccharophilum:
- a CDS encoding flavodoxin, translated as MGKIGIFYGGSPKGSTHKAAQYIGKNFGKGQVEYHNVSSATREDLEKYDYLILGTSAWGIGEMHQDWERFIDVLVEAKIEDKKIAIFGLGDQVEYPESFVDGMGTVFCRLPFKENVVGYWPTKGYSYYFSTAEKDGKFVGLALDEDSQPELTEERISKWVSQLREEFQLN; from the coding sequence ATGGGAAAAATTGGAATTTTTTACGGGGGAAGCCCCAAAGGGAGTACGCATAAAGCTGCCCAGTATATTGGAAAAAACTTTGGTAAAGGTCAGGTTGAATACCACAATGTGAGTTCAGCTACTCGTGAAGACCTTGAAAAGTATGATTATCTGATCCTGGGAACTTCAGCCTGGGGCATCGGAGAGATGCATCAGGACTGGGAACGTTTCATTGATGTACTGGTGGAAGCGAAAATTGAAGATAAAAAGATTGCAATTTTCGGCCTCGGCGATCAGGTAGAGTACCCTGAAAGTTTTGTGGATGGAATGGGAACCGTCTTTTGCCGTTTGCCGTTCAAGGAAAACGTGGTCGGTTACTGGCCTACCAAGGGATATTCCTATTATTTCTCGACAGCCGAAAAAGATGGCAAATTTGTTGGCCTTGCCCTTGACGAAGACAGTCAGCCTGAACTTACCGAGGAGCGGATATCCAAATGGGTCAGCCAGCTTCGCGAGGAGTTTCAACTCAATTAA
- a CDS encoding thioredoxin family protein, whose amino-acid sequence MRKSLTLISALLFIVFNLSAQENHRVNDEKSGREILVGTVTRDGLAGMGEWFNSEYNQYQPDTMVVAHLKFHSGDYPWVFIALGTWCSDSREQVPRFIKILDQLEYPADRIYMVAVDRDKKAKDFCIGDYDIRLVPTFIFTREGEEIGRIIETPVESLERDFMNILNGRAAAPRN is encoded by the coding sequence ATGAGAAAATCGCTAACCCTAATCTCAGCATTGCTGTTTATCGTGTTCAACCTTAGTGCACAGGAAAACCATCGGGTAAACGATGAAAAATCGGGCAGGGAAATCCTTGTCGGAACCGTTACCCGCGATGGCCTTGCCGGGATGGGCGAATGGTTTAACAGTGAATACAACCAATATCAACCGGATACCATGGTTGTAGCGCACCTTAAATTTCACAGCGGGGATTATCCCTGGGTATTTATTGCCCTCGGCACCTGGTGCAGCGACAGCCGGGAGCAGGTGCCACGTTTTATAAAGATTCTTGACCAGCTTGAATATCCTGCCGACAGAATTTACATGGTTGCAGTTGACAGGGATAAAAAAGCAAAGGACTTCTGCATAGGCGATTACGACATTCGGCTTGTTCCAACCTTTATTTTCACAAGGGAGGGCGAAGAGATCGGCCGGATCATTGAAACTCCGGTTGAATCGCTTGAGCGTGATTTTATGAACATCCTCAATGGCAGGGCTGCTGCCCCACGCAATTGA
- the panC gene encoding pantoate--beta-alanine ligase: MKLFNTIRETRDFAGSLREQGLKIGFVPTMGALHEGHLSLVRKAASENDAVLVSIFVNPIQFNNPEDLKKYPRNLEKDLRLLEPEGCTAVFAPEVSEMYTGEKEKQFDFGPLALVMEGAFRPGHFNGVAVVVDKLFNIALPHRAYFGEKDYQQLQIIKELAAMEHPGIEIVPCPISRENDGLARSSRNERLTAEMRKAAPYIHLILEEAKNLAGNHTAEEIIKFVNYKFESHPLLRLEYFSIANGESLQPVSGKIAPGDRAFIAVFAGEIRLIDNIRLI; this comes from the coding sequence ATGAAACTTTTTAACACAATCCGGGAAACCCGCGATTTCGCCGGATCATTGAGGGAACAGGGGCTGAAAATCGGCTTTGTCCCGACCATGGGAGCCCTGCATGAAGGGCATCTGTCTCTCGTGCGAAAAGCCGCCTCAGAAAATGATGCCGTGCTGGTGAGCATCTTTGTAAATCCGATACAGTTCAACAATCCGGAAGACCTTAAAAAATACCCCAGAAACCTGGAAAAGGACCTGAGACTTCTGGAACCGGAAGGATGTACCGCCGTTTTTGCACCTGAAGTGTCGGAAATGTATACAGGTGAAAAGGAAAAGCAGTTTGATTTCGGTCCCCTCGCCCTGGTAATGGAAGGCGCCTTCAGGCCCGGACATTTTAACGGTGTTGCCGTGGTTGTCGACAAGCTGTTCAACATCGCCCTACCTCATCGTGCCTATTTCGGGGAAAAAGATTATCAGCAGCTGCAGATCATCAAAGAACTCGCCGCAATGGAGCATCCCGGAATTGAAATTGTCCCCTGCCCCATCAGCCGGGAAAATGACGGACTGGCCCGCAGTTCGCGTAATGAAAGGCTCACGGCCGAAATGCGGAAAGCTGCACCTTATATCCACCTGATACTGGAAGAAGCGAAAAATCTTGCCGGTAATCATACCGCGGAAGAAATTATAAAATTTGTTAACTACAAATTTGAAAGCCATCCCCTGCTGAGGCTGGAATATTTCTCGATTGCCAACGGTGAAAGCCTTCAGCCGGTGAGCGGGAAAATTGCACCGGGCGACCGTGCTTTTATCGCTGTGTTTGCAGGCGAGATAAGGCTGATTGACAACATTCGATTAATTTGA
- the panD gene encoding aspartate 1-decarboxylase, with protein MTIEILKSKIHRATITEANLHYIGSIGIDEDLMEAANLVEFEKVQVLNINNGERLETYVIKGERGSGMISLNGAAARKAVAGDLIIIAAFAQMTPEEARHFKPAIVFPDSKNRLV; from the coding sequence ATGACCATAGAGATTTTAAAATCCAAAATCCACAGGGCTACCATCACCGAAGCCAACCTCCACTATATCGGAAGTATCGGCATCGACGAGGACCTTATGGAAGCAGCCAACCTTGTTGAATTTGAAAAGGTTCAGGTATTGAACATCAACAACGGTGAAAGGCTCGAAACTTATGTTATCAAAGGGGAAAGGGGAAGCGGAATGATCTCGCTCAACGGCGCTGCCGCGCGTAAAGCCGTCGCCGGCGACCTGATCATCATAGCCGCCTTCGCCCAGATGACCCCCGAAGAAGCCAGGCATTTCAAACCGGCCATCGTGTTCCCCGACAGCAAAAACCGCCTCGTTTAA
- a CDS encoding lysylphosphatidylglycerol synthase transmembrane domain-containing protein, with the protein MKKNLRNILRFTFFLSIGVFFIWLFMRNLSPDQKKEIFESFRQVNYSWIILAFVLGIFSHIFRTLRWKILMEPMGYYPKTSNVFMAVMIGYLANLALPRLGEVSRCGILTRYEKIPFNKSFGTVITERVIDMLSFLLLFLLLIITQTGKIHTYIEQKIYSPLQDKFNFDFSGGSYITWMVLIFLFAGLLAAFIIYRNFRHTAFYKKIYNLFSGLLEGMRSLTRIRKPLIFLVYTIAIWVLYLLMAWVVFFSLEETYGLGLDAGLTVLVFGSIGIMIVQGGIGIYPAIVAETLFLWNIPETRGYAMGWLIWASQTIMIIIAGVFSLILLPVLNKSMNDKTGSHPTKNTETT; encoded by the coding sequence TTGAAAAAAAACCTCCGAAATATCCTCCGTTTCACGTTTTTCCTGAGCATCGGGGTTTTCTTTATCTGGCTTTTCATGAGAAACCTGAGCCCGGATCAGAAAAAGGAAATTTTTGAATCATTCCGGCAGGTTAATTATTCCTGGATTATACTCGCTTTTGTGCTGGGCATCTTCAGCCATATTTTCAGAACCCTGAGATGGAAAATCCTGATGGAGCCCATGGGTTACTACCCGAAAACCAGCAACGTGTTCATGGCTGTTATGATTGGCTACCTTGCCAACCTGGCCCTCCCAAGGCTCGGAGAAGTGAGCCGCTGTGGCATACTCACCCGTTATGAAAAAATACCCTTTAATAAATCGTTTGGTACAGTGATTACCGAACGGGTGATCGATATGCTCAGTTTTTTACTGCTGTTCTTATTATTGATCATCACCCAGACGGGTAAAATTCATACATATATTGAGCAAAAAATTTACTCACCCCTTCAGGATAAATTTAATTTTGACTTTTCAGGTGGCAGTTACATTACCTGGATGGTCCTTATTTTCTTGTTTGCCGGATTGCTCGCAGCCTTCATAATATACAGAAACTTCAGGCATACCGCTTTTTATAAGAAAATATACAACCTTTTCTCAGGACTGCTGGAAGGAATGCGGTCATTGACAAGGATCAGGAAGCCTTTGATTTTTCTTGTTTACACCATTGCAATTTGGGTTCTGTATCTGCTGATGGCCTGGGTGGTTTTTTTCAGCCTGGAGGAAACTTACGGGCTGGGGCTTGATGCAGGTTTAACGGTACTGGTATTCGGATCCATCGGAATCATGATTGTACAGGGAGGTATAGGTATTTACCCGGCCATTGTTGCAGAAACGCTGTTTTTATGGAATATTCCTGAAACCAGGGGTTATGCGATGGGATGGCTGATATGGGCCTCACAAACCATCATGATTATTATTGCGGGGGTTTTTTCTTTAATTTTACTTCCAGTTCTAAACAAAAGCATGAATGACAAAACCGGAAGTCATCCAACAAAAAATACTGAGACAACCTGA
- the rfaE2 gene encoding D-glycero-beta-D-manno-heptose 1-phosphate adenylyltransferase, giving the protein MTKPEVIQQKILRQPDLDRMLAYWRFRDQKIVFTNGCFDIIHLGHIDYLAKAAALGNKLIIGLNTDASTRRLKGPHRPINDENARAMIMASFSFVDAVVLFDEDTPYDLIRTIQPDILVKGADYRAEDIVGYDIVKSKGGSVVTLEYLPGYSTSLIEKRIRERE; this is encoded by the coding sequence ATGACAAAACCGGAAGTCATCCAACAAAAAATACTGAGACAACCTGATCTGGACCGCATGCTCGCTTACTGGCGTTTCAGGGACCAGAAGATTGTATTCACCAACGGTTGTTTTGACATCATTCACCTGGGTCACATTGACTACCTGGCAAAGGCAGCAGCATTGGGCAACAAACTCATTATCGGCCTGAACACCGATGCCTCCACCCGCAGGCTGAAAGGGCCTCACCGACCCATCAACGATGAAAATGCCAGGGCCATGATAATGGCATCGTTCAGTTTTGTGGATGCCGTGGTGTTGTTTGATGAAGACACCCCTTACGACCTGATCAGAACCATACAGCCGGATATCCTGGTCAAAGGTGCCGATTACCGTGCAGAAGATATCGTAGGATATGACATCGTGAAATCAAAGGGCGGGAGCGTGGTGACGCTTGAATACCTGCCCGGTTACTCAACCAGCCTGATCGAAAAGAGAATCAGGGAAAGGGAATAA
- the radA gene encoding DNA repair protein RadA — translation MAKTRTAFFCRNCGAQSPKWIGKCPSCGEWNTYIEEVIQRLEPGTSVQASSRKTAVPTLITGIEFSSESRIDTHNQELNRVLGGGLVQGSVILVGGEPGIGKSTLMLQVALTMPGTRVLYVSGEESEQQIRMRAERLGMGKNDCYILTETSTTAILNHIAGLNPGAVIIDSIQTLTSESIDASAGSISQIRETASELQRFAKTANVPVFLIGHITKEGSLAGPKLLEHMVDTVLQFEGDRNYGYRILRSVKNRFGSTSELGIYEMQGDGLREVSNPSEILITQHEEPVSGTTVAATIEGLRPMLIETQALVSTAAYGTPQRSCTGFDTRRLNMLLAVLEKRSGFKLGAKDVFLNIAGGLRVDDPATDLAVVSAVLSSSIDIPVSPKTCFAAEVGLSGEIRPVTRVEQRVSEAGKLGFETIVISKLNLIAAKSQAKKIKIQPVGKVEEVFRLLFG, via the coding sequence ATGGCCAAAACACGAACTGCTTTTTTCTGCCGCAACTGCGGTGCCCAGTCACCCAAATGGATTGGCAAATGCCCTTCGTGCGGTGAGTGGAACACCTATATCGAGGAGGTTATCCAGCGCCTGGAGCCCGGCACTTCCGTTCAGGCCTCATCCCGTAAAACGGCTGTACCCACCCTGATCACCGGGATTGAGTTCAGCAGCGAAAGCAGGATAGACACGCATAACCAGGAACTGAACCGGGTTCTCGGCGGCGGCCTGGTGCAGGGAAGCGTGATATTGGTCGGGGGCGAGCCCGGGATAGGAAAATCGACCCTGATGCTGCAGGTGGCGTTGACCATGCCCGGCACAAGGGTGCTCTATGTTTCAGGCGAAGAAAGTGAGCAGCAGATCAGGATGAGGGCAGAACGCCTGGGTATGGGCAAAAACGACTGTTATATCCTCACGGAAACCTCAACAACCGCCATCCTGAATCATATTGCAGGCCTGAATCCGGGAGCGGTCATTATAGACTCTATACAGACCCTCACCAGTGAAAGTATTGATGCCTCAGCAGGAAGCATTTCACAGATCCGTGAAACGGCATCGGAACTTCAGCGCTTTGCAAAAACCGCGAACGTACCGGTTTTTCTGATCGGACATATTACCAAAGAGGGATCCCTGGCGGGGCCTAAACTGCTGGAGCACATGGTGGACACCGTCCTGCAGTTCGAGGGCGACCGCAATTACGGGTATCGCATCCTGAGGTCTGTAAAGAACCGTTTCGGCAGCACGTCGGAGCTGGGAATCTATGAAATGCAGGGTGATGGGCTCAGGGAAGTTTCAAATCCTTCAGAAATCCTGATAACGCAGCACGAGGAACCCGTGAGTGGTACAACCGTGGCGGCCACCATCGAAGGTTTGCGCCCTATGCTGATCGAAACGCAGGCACTGGTGAGCACGGCAGCTTATGGTACGCCGCAGCGTTCCTGCACGGGTTTCGACACCCGCAGGCTCAACATGCTGCTGGCCGTGCTTGAAAAACGAAGCGGGTTCAAGCTGGGTGCAAAGGATGTATTCCTCAATATTGCCGGCGGCCTTAGGGTTGATGACCCGGCGACAGACCTGGCAGTGGTCAGCGCCGTTCTTTCGTCAAGTATTGACATTCCCGTCAGCCCGAAAACGTGCTTCGCTGCCGAAGTAGGGCTTTCGGGCGAAATCAGGCCCGTGACCCGCGTGGAACAGAGGGTTTCGGAAGCCGGAAAACTCGGCTTCGAAACCATTGTAATTTCAAAACTTAACCTGATAGCGGCCAAGAGCCAGGCAAAAAAAATAAAAATCCAACCCGTAGGTAAAGTGGAAGAGGTTTTCAGGTTGCTCTTCGGCTAA
- a CDS encoding DUF5034 domain-containing protein codes for MKIIRKVLFILLIFNLIRIIPGCCDCDGPVTYFSLNKTGITNLDNSGIFPQSSTSDTMCAAAVAFEVSLYDSTGYWYYAALPAKSGAGFNRATAMSCDCAYPLQARAHLTNISITTLFPISDQIAAGTEVSGLFAASLRGNYAGDGVYITPEMLCSQTENKIYLDSGIESFGLFLKPEVQSANARFAMRFTLSDGSTLTDTTALITIRP; via the coding sequence ATGAAAATCATACGTAAAGTCTTATTTATTCTGTTGATTTTCAACCTGATCAGAATTATTCCCGGATGCTGCGACTGCGACGGTCCCGTAACATATTTCAGTCTTAACAAAACCGGAATTACAAACCTTGATAATTCAGGAATTTTTCCGCAAAGTTCAACTTCCGACACCATGTGTGCTGCAGCGGTAGCCTTCGAGGTTTCGTTGTATGATTCCACCGGATACTGGTATTATGCAGCCCTCCCTGCAAAATCCGGTGCCGGATTCAACCGTGCAACAGCCATGAGCTGCGACTGCGCCTATCCTTTGCAGGCAAGGGCGCACCTGACAAATATCAGCATTACCACACTTTTCCCCATTTCTGACCAGATAGCTGCCGGCACCGAAGTCAGCGGGTTGTTCGCCGCCAGTCTAAGGGGCAATTACGCCGGTGACGGGGTATACATTACCCCGGAAATGCTCTGCAGCCAGACAGAAAACAAAATCTATCTCGACAGCGGCATCGAATCCTTCGGACTTTTCCTGAAGCCTGAAGTACAATCAGCCAATGCCCGCTTTGCCATGCGTTTTACCTTGTCCGATGGAAGCACCCTTACCGATACCACCGCCCTGATCACCATCCGCCCATGA
- a CDS encoding CvfB family protein, with translation MAVPGKFNTLSISRIVDFGVYLDGGESGEILLPMKWVPEGCKPNDDLEVFVYFDSEDRLIATTIKPLAQVGEFAFLRAKAVNEVGAFLDWGLEKDLLVPYREQSVKMVAGKSYIVYLFADPQTGRIAGSSRVERFLSKEAPSYRPNEEVDLLLWRTSEIGYMAIINNRHEGMLYASEVFEELERGQKIRGYVTKVRDDGKIDLCLQKPGYEKIDELSERILGLLKTNNGYLNLNDKSPAEEIYSVCGMSKKNFKKSVGALYKQKIIKLTENGIELTGKK, from the coding sequence ATGGCCGTTCCCGGAAAATTCAACACCCTCAGCATTTCAAGAATTGTAGATTTCGGCGTTTACCTCGACGGTGGCGAATCCGGAGAAATACTCCTGCCGATGAAGTGGGTGCCCGAGGGCTGCAAACCCAACGACGATCTTGAGGTTTTTGTTTATTTCGATTCTGAAGACCGCCTGATCGCGACGACCATCAAACCCCTGGCACAGGTTGGTGAATTTGCATTTCTAAGGGCGAAGGCTGTAAATGAGGTAGGTGCCTTCCTCGATTGGGGGCTCGAAAAAGACCTGCTGGTGCCGTACAGGGAACAATCGGTAAAAATGGTTGCCGGAAAATCGTATATTGTTTATTTATTTGCCGATCCTCAGACCGGCCGCATTGCCGGTTCATCCAGGGTGGAACGTTTCTTAAGCAAAGAGGCCCCCTCCTATCGCCCGAATGAAGAAGTAGATCTGCTGTTGTGGCGTACCTCCGAGATCGGTTACATGGCCATCATCAACAACAGGCACGAGGGCATGCTCTATGCCAGCGAGGTATTTGAAGAACTGGAGCGCGGCCAGAAAATCAGGGGGTATGTGACCAAAGTGCGGGATGACGGCAAGATCGACCTTTGCCTGCAAAAACCAGGGTATGAAAAAATCGATGAACTCTCGGAGCGCATCCTCGGGCTGCTGAAGACAAACAACGGATATCTGAACCTGAACGACAAAAGCCCGGCTGAGGAGATATACTCAGTATGCGGAATGAGTAAAAAGAATTTCAAAAAATCGGTGGGCGCACTTTACAAACAGAAGATAATCAAGCTGACAGAAAACGGCATTGAACTAACCGGAAAGAAATAA
- a CDS encoding fatty acid desaturase: MAPKSSVPGSDKSLIKLTAAYKTPSVGMSIWQLINTLVPYIGLWFLMVFLIDRSWWLVLPVSILAAGFTVRLFIIFHDCGHGAFFRSKKAADITGIVLGILTFTPYYRWHHAHLIHHRTAGNLDKRGVGDVWTLTVDEFRNLSPRKRMFYRIYRNPLIMFGLGAALVFLVMNRFTRKGFGRKERISVYVTNLGIAVLAAGISLLIGFENYLLIQLPVIYFASTAGVFLFYVQHQFSGVHWYRDQDWDYSTVAISGASYLKFPKILQWFSGNIGFHHIHHLSSKIPNYKLEKCQRENKEFSQVVPVNFRESMKSLSLRLWDEDRQKLVSYRQALV, from the coding sequence ATGGCACCAAAATCATCGGTCCCTGGATCGGATAAATCTCTGATAAAGCTGACCGCAGCATACAAAACACCTTCAGTGGGTATGAGTATCTGGCAGTTAATCAATACATTGGTTCCATATATTGGCTTGTGGTTTCTGATGGTATTTCTGATTGACAGATCATGGTGGCTTGTCCTGCCTGTATCAATTCTTGCTGCCGGTTTTACTGTCAGGTTGTTTATTATTTTTCATGATTGCGGGCATGGCGCTTTTTTCAGATCAAAGAAAGCGGCTGACATCACCGGAATCGTGCTGGGCATCCTCACATTTACACCCTACTACCGCTGGCATCATGCACATCTTATTCACCATCGTACGGCAGGGAATCTGGATAAACGGGGTGTGGGGGATGTATGGACGCTGACAGTGGATGAATTCCGGAATCTGTCGCCCCGGAAAAGGATGTTTTACCGGATATACCGGAATCCTTTAATAATGTTTGGCCTCGGAGCGGCTTTGGTGTTTCTGGTTATGAACCGGTTTACAAGGAAGGGTTTCGGCCGGAAAGAAAGGATCAGTGTTTATGTTACTAATCTGGGAATTGCTGTTCTTGCTGCAGGGATCAGCCTGCTGATCGGTTTTGAGAATTACCTGCTGATTCAGTTGCCTGTGATATATTTTGCCTCAACGGCGGGTGTTTTCCTTTTCTATGTGCAGCACCAGTTTTCAGGTGTACACTGGTATCGCGACCAGGACTGGGATTACAGCACGGTGGCCATCTCCGGGGCATCCTATCTGAAGTTTCCTAAAATTCTGCAATGGTTTTCCGGAAATATCGGGTTTCATCATATTCACCACCTCAGCTCGAAAATCCCGAATTATAAGCTGGAGAAATGCCAGCGTGAAAATAAGGAATTCAGTCAGGTTGTCCCCGTTAATTTCAGGGAGAGCATGAAGTCCTTAAGCCTCCGGTTGTGGGATGAAGACAGGCAGAAACTGGTATCTTACAGGCAGGCATTGGTATAG
- the nirK gene encoding copper-containing nitrite reductase — protein MKKNSLPFIAIGFITHVMLLSACQNADSSNDEAHIGREYNLTEIKGEERAVLTPPPFVPPPIKRDHASKVIVDLEIIEQEMEIADGVSYMFWTFGGTVPGSFIRIREGDFVEFHLKNHPDNKLPHNIDLHAVTGQGGGAEATFVAPGYEATFNFTALNPGLFVYHCATAPVGMHIANGMYGLILVEPKEGLPKVDKEFYVMQGDFYTEGSYGESGLQAFDMNKAIKEQADYVVFNGKVGALTGDNVLKARAGETVRLFVGNGGPNLVSSFHVIGEVFDNVYMEGGALKNHDIQTTLVPAGGSAITEFKVEIPGNFILVDHSIFRAFNKGALGILAVDGEENKQIYSGKSEPGIYQPAAEAVKQVRKSPEAVEISPEQQLALGEKLYQVNCAACHLADGKGVSGVFPPVAGSDFIAKSPEKAIGAVVNGLSGEITVNGVKYNSVMPRQALTDAETAAVLNFVYSTMNGSDVRVTADQVKKARR, from the coding sequence ATGAAAAAAAACAGCCTGCCCTTTATCGCAATTGGTTTTATAACGCATGTTATGCTGCTCAGCGCCTGTCAAAATGCTGACAGCTCAAACGATGAGGCGCATATCGGAAGGGAGTATAATCTTACGGAGATCAAAGGTGAGGAGCGGGCAGTGCTGACGCCGCCTCCGTTTGTGCCTCCCCCCATTAAACGCGACCACGCAAGCAAGGTGATTGTAGATCTGGAAATCATCGAACAGGAGATGGAGATTGCCGACGGGGTAAGTTATATGTTCTGGACTTTTGGCGGAACCGTACCGGGTTCGTTTATCCGTATCAGGGAGGGAGATTTTGTAGAATTTCACCTGAAAAACCACCCCGACAACAAACTGCCCCACAACATTGATTTACATGCGGTAACCGGACAGGGCGGCGGAGCCGAAGCCACCTTTGTTGCCCCGGGATACGAAGCCACCTTTAATTTCACGGCACTTAATCCAGGCCTGTTTGTATATCACTGCGCCACCGCCCCGGTGGGCATGCACATAGCCAACGGCATGTACGGCCTGATACTCGTGGAACCGAAAGAGGGACTTCCGAAGGTAGACAAAGAGTTTTACGTAATGCAGGGTGATTTTTACACCGAAGGCAGTTATGGCGAGTCGGGCCTGCAGGCGTTCGATATGAACAAGGCGATTAAAGAGCAGGCTGATTATGTGGTCTTTAACGGCAAGGTAGGCGCCCTTACCGGGGACAATGTACTGAAAGCCAGGGCGGGGGAAACGGTACGTTTGTTCGTCGGAAATGGCGGGCCCAACCTGGTTTCAAGTTTCCATGTAATCGGGGAAGTTTTTGACAATGTCTATATGGAAGGTGGCGCACTGAAAAACCATGACATACAGACCACCCTTGTGCCGGCCGGAGGATCTGCCATTACCGAGTTTAAGGTTGAAATCCCGGGTAACTTCATTCTGGTGGATCATTCCATCTTCAGAGCCTTTAACAAAGGGGCGCTGGGCATCCTGGCTGTTGATGGGGAGGAAAACAAGCAAATCTATTCAGGCAAAAGTGAGCCGGGCATCTACCAGCCGGCTGCGGAAGCAGTAAAGCAGGTCCGCAAATCTCCGGAGGCAGTTGAAATAAGTCCGGAGCAACAGCTGGCGCTCGGCGAGAAACTTTACCAGGTGAATTGCGCCGCCTGTCACCTTGCCGATGGCAAAGGGGTATCGGGGGTGTTTCCGCCTGTAGCCGGCAGTGATTTTATCGCGAAAAGCCCTGAAAAGGCGATCGGAGCGGTGGTAAACGGATTATCGGGTGAAATCACCGTAAACGGGGTGAAGTACAACAGCGTGATGCCGCGCCAGGCCCTTACCGATGCAGAAACAGCGGCAGTACTGAATTTTGTTTACAGTACCATGAATGGTTCCGACGTGAGGGTAACCGCGGATCAGGTAAAAAAAGCACGCAGATAA
- a CDS encoding formylglycine-generating enzyme family protein encodes MKKSIFCLRVPALLLMTQLLHTPASAQEDQTMAMIPAGSYLPLYSGNKTKKVPAFMIDRLPVTNADFRRFIEDNPQWSKKNVKRLFADAGYLRHWKDEGTFAPGIAGSAVVNVSWFAARKYCECMGKRLPTTAEWERAAEAGRTRPDGRNEAGFYALILELVSKPSPAQLPEAGTTLKNYYGVWDLIGVTWEWTWDFNSALSTGESRGNASLDNTLFCGGGSLQSGDTGNYAAFLRYAMRSSLKASNTVQSLGFRCAKDVAR; translated from the coding sequence ATGAAAAAAAGCATCTTCTGTCTGCGTGTACCTGCGTTGCTGCTGATGACACAGTTGCTTCACACTCCGGCATCGGCTCAGGAGGATCAAACCATGGCAATGATACCGGCGGGAAGTTACCTCCCGCTTTATTCCGGTAACAAAACCAAAAAGGTCCCTGCTTTTATGATCGACCGGCTGCCTGTAACCAATGCAGATTTCAGGCGGTTTATCGAAGACAATCCGCAATGGAGCAAGAAAAATGTGAAGCGGCTTTTCGCGGATGCGGGATACCTCAGGCACTGGAAAGATGAAGGCACTTTTGCACCCGGCATCGCCGGCAGTGCCGTGGTGAATGTTTCCTGGTTTGCCGCACGGAAATACTGTGAATGCATGGGGAAGCGGCTGCCGACCACCGCCGAATGGGAAAGGGCTGCGGAGGCCGGAAGAACCAGACCGGACGGCAGGAATGAAGCCGGTTTTTATGCTCTGATCCTTGAACTCGTTTCAAAACCATCTCCTGCACAATTGCCCGAAGCCGGCACCACGCTGAAGAATTATTACGGTGTATGGGATCTGATCGGGGTAACCTGGGAATGGACCTGGGACTTTAACAGCGCCTTATCTACAGGAGAATCAAGGGGGAATGCAAGTCTCGACAATACCCTCTTCTGCGGAGGGGGTTCCCTGCAATCGGGCGATACCGGAAATTATGCCGCCTTTCTGAGGTACGCCATGCGCTCAAGCCTCAAAGCCAGTAACACGGTGCAAAGCCTCGGCTTCAGGTGCGCGAAAGATGTTGCCAGGTAA
- a CDS encoding SCO family protein, with protein sequence MKKLLPLASLVVIIAITPACSRKSETGSCCKTTESGNSAKTVISDQSIFLLESSWETYNNSSMVLSDLGGKVTVAAMIFTHCPSACPRIVADMKNIESALVKKERKQVQFLLISMDPERDTPERMRQFAADHRLKDTWEMIRADKAATMEIAQVLGVRIKPLDDGGFDHSNIIHILNRDGELSFQQQGLNIDPGECLKQIRQLL encoded by the coding sequence ATGAAAAAACTTTTGCCTCTTGCATCCCTTGTAGTGATCATTGCCATCACCCCAGCCTGCAGCCGGAAATCAGAAACGGGCAGCTGCTGTAAAACTACTGAATCCGGAAATAGCGCAAAAACAGTAATTTCAGATCAATCCATCTTTCTGCTTGAATCATCCTGGGAAACATATAACAATTCCAGTATGGTCCTCTCTGATTTAGGCGGCAAAGTTACTGTGGCAGCAATGATCTTTACGCATTGTCCATCGGCCTGTCCGCGCATTGTTGCTGACATGAAAAACATAGAATCGGCCCTGGTCAAAAAAGAGCGGAAACAGGTTCAGTTTCTGCTGATCAGTATGGATCCTGAAAGGGACACTCCGGAAAGGATGCGGCAATTTGCCGCTGACCACCGCCTGAAAGACACCTGGGAAATGATTCGTGCTGACAAGGCTGCTACCATGGAGATTGCCCAGGTATTGGGGGTCAGGATCAAGCCCCTGGATGACGGAGGCTTTGACCATTCAAATATCATACATATACTAAACCGGGATGGGGAATTGTCTTTTCAGCAGCAGGGGCTGAATATTGATCCGGGTGAATGTCTGAAACAGATCAGACAATTACTTTAA